One genomic window of Struthio camelus isolate bStrCam1 chromosome 1, bStrCam1.hap1, whole genome shotgun sequence includes the following:
- the LOC138064447 gene encoding uncharacterized protein isoform X4, giving the protein MVRARAAAAAGRRLLVLVALLAALRARESRAARRAAPRAGVPAGSGLAAPQLDPGFGPVWDASEVAEADGYPASHLDRIVEPRGLPRGPLRAFEPRGDARDVAVDGGYPASQLDPSFEPQGDRTAASLQRAYPASQLDAVVEPRGRPRDVAVDGGYPASQLDPSFEPLRGATEVAEADGYPASHLDRVFEPQGLPGDVAVGDGGFSFDLDSRFERQGHPGGVPAGSGLAAPQLHPVFEPQGHASDVAVDGGYAASQPDASFESLGNATGFGGEKEAKAAHHKDLPKHHVVLTAVVSSSVLFGVVLTCVVTVLLRRRKQKRALANTAAASNPEEPRPEEGRGKSGRERTKEELAIKNENLNNSWSPLAVNFATQLAQLSKGRNANGSLQPRCQSSSDGGYGSCSAGRVSLDSPQAHHSKCVCFHYQQGYCTSDEYSE; this is encoded by the exons gtgttcctgcaggcagtggccttgcagctcctcagctggatccTGGTTTTGGACCTGTGTGGGATGCCAGTG aagtggccgaagctgatggttatccagcttctcatctggatcgCATTGTTGAGCCTCGGGGTCTTCCCAGGG GTCctctaagggcttttgagccgcGGGGGGACGCCAGGG atgtggctgtagatggtggttatccagcttctcagctggatcccagttttgaacctcAGGGTGATCGCACAG ctgcttccctgcagagagcttatccagcttctcagctggatgccgttgttgagcctcggggtcgtcccaggg atgtggctgtagatggtggttatccagcttctcagctggatcccagttttgaacctcTGAGGGGGGCCACAG aagtggccgaagctgatggttatccagcttctcatctggatcgTGTTTTTGAGCCTCAGGGTCTTCCCGGAG atgtgGCGGTAGGTGATGGAGGTTTCTCTTTTGATCTGGACTCCCGATTTGAGCGTCAGGGACATCCTGGAG GcgttcctgcaggcagtggccttgcagctcctcagctgcatccCGTTTTTGAGCCTCAGGGGCATGCCAGTG atgtgGCCGTAGATGGTGGCTATGCAGCTTCCCAGCCTGATGCCAGTTTTGAGTCTCTGGGGAATGCCACAG gttttggtggtgagaaagaggcaaaggcCGCACATCATAAAGACCTACCAAAGCACCACGTGGTCCTCACGGCCGTGGTCTCGAGTTCCGTATTGTTTGGGGTGGTGTTGACCTGTGTAGTTACTGtcctgctgaggaggagaaaaca AAAACGGGCACTAGCTAATACTGCGGCTGCCTCCAACCCCGAAGAGCCAcgaccagaggaaggcagaggaaaatcagggagagaaaggacaaaggaggagctggccataaaaaatgaaaatctcaacaaCAGCTGGAGTCCGCTTGCGGTGAACTTTGCAACACAGCTTGCCCAGTTATCTAAGGGCAGGAATGCAAATGGTTCGCTTCAGCCGAGAtgccagagcagctcagatgGTGGTTATGGCTCTTGCTCGGCTGGCCGCGTTTCCCTGGACTCACCCCAGGCTCATCACtccaagtgtgtgtgttttcactacCAACAGGGATATTGTACTTCGGATGAATATTCCgaatag
- the LOC138064447 gene encoding uncharacterized protein isoform X1 gives MVRARAAAAAGRRLLVLVALLAALRARESRAARRAAPRAGVPAGSGLAAPQLDPGFGPVWDASEVAEADGYPASHLDRIVEPRGLPRGPLRAFEPRGDARDVAVDGGYPASQLDPSFEPQGDRTAASLPRAYPASQLDAVVEPRGRPRDVAVDGGYPASQLDPSFEPLRGATEVAEADGYPASHLDRIVEPRGLPRGPLRAFEPRGDARDVAVDGGYPASQLDPSFEPQGDRTAASLQRAYPASQLDAVVEPRGRPRDVAVDGGYPASQLDPSFEPLRGATEVAEADGYPASHLDRVFEPQGLPGDVAVGDGGFSFDLDSRFERQGHPGGVPAGSGLAAPQLHPVFEPQGHASDVAVDGGYAASQPDASFESLGNATGFGGEKEAKAAHHKDLPKHHVVLTAVVSSSVLFGVVLTCVVTVLLRRRKQKRALANTAAASNPEEPRPEEGRGKSGRERTKEELAIKNENLNNSWSPLAVNFATQLAQLSKGRNANGSLQPRCQSSSDGGYGSCSAGRVSLDSPQAHHSKCVCFHYQQGYCTSDEYSE, from the exons gtgttcctgcaggcagtggccttgcagctcctcagctggatccTGGTTTTGGACCTGTGTGGGATGCCAGTG aagtggccgaagctgatggttatccagcttctcatctggatcgCATTGTTGAGCCTCGGGGTCTTCCCAGGG GTCctctaagggcttttgagccgcGGGGGGACGCCAGGG atgtggctgtagatggtggttatccagcttctcagctggatcccagttttgaacctcAGGGTGATCGCACAG ctgcttccctgccgagagcttatccagcttctcagctggatgccgttgttgagcctcggggtcgtcccaggg atgtggctgtagatggtggttatccagcttctcagctggatcccagttttgaacctcTGAGGGGGGCCACAG aagtggccgaagctgatggttatccagcttctcatctggatcgcattgttgagcctcggggtcttcccaggg GTCctctaagggcttttgagccgcGGGGGGACGCCAGGG atgtggctgtagatggtggttatccagcttctcagctggatcccagttttgaacctcAGGGTGATCGCACAG ctgcttccctgcagagagcttatccagcttctcagctggatgccgttgttgagcctcggggtcgtcccaggg atgtggctgtagatggtggttatccagcttctcagctggatcccagttttgaacctcTGAGGGGGGCCACAG aagtggccgaagctgatggttatccagcttctcatctggatcgTGTTTTTGAGCCTCAGGGTCTTCCCGGAG atgtgGCGGTAGGTGATGGAGGTTTCTCTTTTGATCTGGACTCCCGATTTGAGCGTCAGGGACATCCTGGAG GcgttcctgcaggcagtggccttgcagctcctcagctgcatccCGTTTTTGAGCCTCAGGGGCATGCCAGTG atgtgGCCGTAGATGGTGGCTATGCAGCTTCCCAGCCTGATGCCAGTTTTGAGTCTCTGGGGAATGCCACAG gttttggtggtgagaaagaggcaaaggcCGCACATCATAAAGACCTACCAAAGCACCACGTGGTCCTCACGGCCGTGGTCTCGAGTTCCGTATTGTTTGGGGTGGTGTTGACCTGTGTAGTTACTGtcctgctgaggaggagaaaaca AAAACGGGCACTAGCTAATACTGCGGCTGCCTCCAACCCCGAAGAGCCAcgaccagaggaaggcagaggaaaatcagggagagaaaggacaaaggaggagctggccataaaaaatgaaaatctcaacaaCAGCTGGAGTCCGCTTGCGGTGAACTTTGCAACACAGCTTGCCCAGTTATCTAAGGGCAGGAATGCAAATGGTTCGCTTCAGCCGAGAtgccagagcagctcagatgGTGGTTATGGCTCTTGCTCGGCTGGCCGCGTTTCCCTGGACTCACCCCAGGCTCATCACtccaagtgtgtgtgttttcactacCAACAGGGATATTGTACTTCGGATGAATATTCCgaatag
- the LOC138064447 gene encoding uncharacterized protein isoform X2, whose product MVRARAAAAAGRRLLVLVALLAALRARESRAARRAAPRAGVPAGSGLAAPQLDPGFGPVWDASEVAEADGYPASHLDRIVEPRGLPRGPLRAFEPRGDARDVAVDGGYPASQLDPSFEPQGDRTAASLPRAYPASQLDAVVEPRGRPRDVAVDGGYPASQLDPSFEPLRGATEVAEADGYPASHLDRIVEPRGLPRGPLRAFEPRGDARDVAVDGGYPASQLDPSFEPQGDRTAASLQRAYPASQLDAVVEPRGRPREVAEADGYPASHLDRVFEPQGLPGDVAVGDGGFSFDLDSRFERQGHPGGVPAGSGLAAPQLHPVFEPQGHASDVAVDGGYAASQPDASFESLGNATGFGGEKEAKAAHHKDLPKHHVVLTAVVSSSVLFGVVLTCVVTVLLRRRKQKRALANTAAASNPEEPRPEEGRGKSGRERTKEELAIKNENLNNSWSPLAVNFATQLAQLSKGRNANGSLQPRCQSSSDGGYGSCSAGRVSLDSPQAHHSKCVCFHYQQGYCTSDEYSE is encoded by the exons gtgttcctgcaggcagtggccttgcagctcctcagctggatccTGGTTTTGGACCTGTGTGGGATGCCAGTG aagtggccgaagctgatggttatccagcttctcatctggatcgCATTGTTGAGCCTCGGGGTCTTCCCAGGG GTCctctaagggcttttgagccgcGGGGGGACGCCAGGG atgtggctgtagatggtggttatccagcttctcagctggatcccagttttgaacctcAGGGTGATCGCACAG ctgcttccctgccgagagcttatccagcttctcagctggatgccgttgttgagcctcggggtcgtcccaggg atgtggctgtagatggtggttatccagcttctcagctggatcccagttttgaacctcTGAGGGGGGCCACAG aagtggccgaagctgatggttatccagcttctcatctggatcgcattgttgagcctcggggtcttcccaggg GTCctctaagggcttttgagccgcGGGGGGACGCCAGGG atgtggctgtagatggtggttatccagcttctcagctggatcccagttttgaacctcAGGGTGATCGCACAG ctgcttccctgcagagagcttatccagcttctcagctggatgccgttgttgagcctcggggtcgtcccaggg aagtggccgaagctgatggttatccagcttctcatctggatcgTGTTTTTGAGCCTCAGGGTCTTCCCGGAG atgtgGCGGTAGGTGATGGAGGTTTCTCTTTTGATCTGGACTCCCGATTTGAGCGTCAGGGACATCCTGGAG GcgttcctgcaggcagtggccttgcagctcctcagctgcatccCGTTTTTGAGCCTCAGGGGCATGCCAGTG atgtgGCCGTAGATGGTGGCTATGCAGCTTCCCAGCCTGATGCCAGTTTTGAGTCTCTGGGGAATGCCACAG gttttggtggtgagaaagaggcaaaggcCGCACATCATAAAGACCTACCAAAGCACCACGTGGTCCTCACGGCCGTGGTCTCGAGTTCCGTATTGTTTGGGGTGGTGTTGACCTGTGTAGTTACTGtcctgctgaggaggagaaaaca AAAACGGGCACTAGCTAATACTGCGGCTGCCTCCAACCCCGAAGAGCCAcgaccagaggaaggcagaggaaaatcagggagagaaaggacaaaggaggagctggccataaaaaatgaaaatctcaacaaCAGCTGGAGTCCGCTTGCGGTGAACTTTGCAACACAGCTTGCCCAGTTATCTAAGGGCAGGAATGCAAATGGTTCGCTTCAGCCGAGAtgccagagcagctcagatgGTGGTTATGGCTCTTGCTCGGCTGGCCGCGTTTCCCTGGACTCACCCCAGGCTCATCACtccaagtgtgtgtgttttcactacCAACAGGGATATTGTACTTCGGATGAATATTCCgaatag
- the LOC138064447 gene encoding uncharacterized protein isoform X3 yields the protein MVRARAAAAAGRRLLVLVALLAALRARESRAARRAAPRAGVPAGSGLAAPQLDPGFGPVWDASEVAEADGYPASHLDRIVEPRGLPRGPLRAFEPRGDARDVAVDGGYPASQLDPSFEPQGDRTAASLPRAYPASQLDAVVEPRGRPRDVAVDGGYPASQLDPSFEPLRGATEVAEADGYPASHLDRIVEPRGLPRGPLRAFEPRGDARDVAVDGGYPASQLDPSFEPQGDRTAASLQRAYPASQLDAVVEPRGRPRDVAVGDGGFSFDLDSRFERQGHPGGVPAGSGLAAPQLHPVFEPQGHASDVAVDGGYAASQPDASFESLGNATGFGGEKEAKAAHHKDLPKHHVVLTAVVSSSVLFGVVLTCVVTVLLRRRKQKRALANTAAASNPEEPRPEEGRGKSGRERTKEELAIKNENLNNSWSPLAVNFATQLAQLSKGRNANGSLQPRCQSSSDGGYGSCSAGRVSLDSPQAHHSKCVCFHYQQGYCTSDEYSE from the exons gtgttcctgcaggcagtggccttgcagctcctcagctggatccTGGTTTTGGACCTGTGTGGGATGCCAGTG aagtggccgaagctgatggttatccagcttctcatctggatcgCATTGTTGAGCCTCGGGGTCTTCCCAGGG GTCctctaagggcttttgagccgcGGGGGGACGCCAGGG atgtggctgtagatggtggttatccagcttctcagctggatcccagttttgaacctcAGGGTGATCGCACAG ctgcttccctgccgagagcttatccagcttctcagctggatgccgttgttgagcctcggggtcgtcccaggg atgtggctgtagatggtggttatccagcttctcagctggatcccagttttgaacctcTGAGGGGGGCCACAG aagtggccgaagctgatggttatccagcttctcatctggatcgcattgttgagcctcggggtcttcccaggg GTCctctaagggcttttgagccgcGGGGGGACGCCAGGG atgtggctgtagatggtggttatccagcttctcagctggatcccagttttgaacctcAGGGTGATCGCACAG ctgcttccctgcagagagcttatccagcttctcagctggatgccgttgttgagcctcggggtcgtcccaggg atgtgGCGGTAGGTGATGGAGGTTTCTCTTTTGATCTGGACTCCCGATTTGAGCGTCAGGGACATCCTGGAG GcgttcctgcaggcagtggccttgcagctcctcagctgcatccCGTTTTTGAGCCTCAGGGGCATGCCAGTG atgtgGCCGTAGATGGTGGCTATGCAGCTTCCCAGCCTGATGCCAGTTTTGAGTCTCTGGGGAATGCCACAG gttttggtggtgagaaagaggcaaaggcCGCACATCATAAAGACCTACCAAAGCACCACGTGGTCCTCACGGCCGTGGTCTCGAGTTCCGTATTGTTTGGGGTGGTGTTGACCTGTGTAGTTACTGtcctgctgaggaggagaaaaca AAAACGGGCACTAGCTAATACTGCGGCTGCCTCCAACCCCGAAGAGCCAcgaccagaggaaggcagaggaaaatcagggagagaaaggacaaaggaggagctggccataaaaaatgaaaatctcaacaaCAGCTGGAGTCCGCTTGCGGTGAACTTTGCAACACAGCTTGCCCAGTTATCTAAGGGCAGGAATGCAAATGGTTCGCTTCAGCCGAGAtgccagagcagctcagatgGTGGTTATGGCTCTTGCTCGGCTGGCCGCGTTTCCCTGGACTCACCCCAGGCTCATCACtccaagtgtgtgtgttttcactacCAACAGGGATATTGTACTTCGGATGAATATTCCgaatag
- the LOC138064450 gene encoding uncharacterized protein isoform X2: MVRARAAAAAGRRLLVLVALLAALRARESRAARRAAPRAGVPAGSGLAAPQLDPGFGPVWDASEVAEADGYPASHLDRIVEPRGLPRGPLRAFEPRGDARDVAVDGGYPASQLDPSFEPQGDRTEVAEADGYPASHLDRVFEPQGLPGDVAVGDGGFSFDLDSRFERQGHPGGVPAGSGLAAPQLHPVFEPQGHASDVAVDGGYAASQPDASFESLGNATGFGGEKEAKAAHHKDLPKHHVVLTAVVSSSVLFGVVLTCVVTVLLRRRKQKRALANTAAASNPEEPRPEEGRGKSGRERTKEELAIKNENLNNSWSPLAVNFATQLAQLSKGRNANGSLQPRCQSSSDGGYGSCSAGRVSLDSPQAHHSKCVCFHYQQGYCTSDEYSE; the protein is encoded by the exons atggtgcgagcgcgggcggcggcggcggccgggcgccgcctcctGGTGCTCGTGGCCCTGCTGgcggccctgcgcgcccgggagagccgcgctgctcggcgggcagcgccgcgcgcag gtgttcctgcaggcagtggccttgcagctcctcagctggatccTGGTTTTGGACCTGTGTGGGATGCCAGTG aagtggccgaagctgatggttatccagcttctcatctggatcgCATTGTTGAGCCTCGGGGTCTTCCCAGGG GTCctctaagggcttttgagccgcGGGGGGACGCCAGGG atgtggctgtagatggtggttatccagcttctcagctggatcccagttttgaacctcAGGGTGATCGCACAG aagtggccgaagctgatggttatccagcttctcatctggatcgTGTTTTTGAGCCTCAGGGTCTTCCCGGAG atgtgGCGGTAGGTGATGGAGGTTTCTCTTTTGATCTGGACTCCCGATTTGAGCGTCAGGGACATCCTGGAG GcgttcctgcaggcagtggccttgcagctcctcagctgcatccCGTTTTTGAGCCTCAGGGGCATGCCAGTG atgtgGCCGTAGATGGTGGCTATGCAGCTTCCCAGCCTGATGCCAGTTTTGAGTCTCTGGGGAATGCCACAG gttttggtggtgagaaagaggcaaaggcCGCACATCATAAAGACCTACCAAAGCACCACGTGGTCCTCACGGCCGTGGTCTCGAGTTCCGTATTGTTTGGGGTGGTGTTGACCTGTGTAGTTACTGtcctgctgaggaggagaaaaca AAAACGGGCACTAGCTAATACTGCGGCTGCCTCCAACCCCGAAGAGCCAcgaccagaggaaggcagaggaaaatcagggagagaaaggacaaaggaggagctggccataaaaaatgaaaatctcaacaaCAGCTGGAGTCCGCTTGCGGTGAACTTTGCAACACAGCTTGCCCAGTTATCTAAGGGCAGGAATGCAAATGGTTCGCTTCAGCCGAGAtgccagagcagctcagatgGTGGTTATGGCTCTTGCTCGGCTGGCCGCGTTTCCCTGGACTCACCCCAGGCTCATCACtccaagtgtgtgtgttttcactacCAACAGGGATATTGTACTTCGGATGAATATTCCgaatag
- the LOC138064450 gene encoding uncharacterized protein isoform X1: MVRARAAAAAGRRLLVLVALLAALRARESRAARRAAPRAGVPAGSGLAAPQLDPGFGPVWDASEVAEADGYPASHLDRIVEPRGLPRGPLRAFEPRGDARDVAVDGGYPASQLDPSFEPQGDRTAASLQRAYPASQLDAVVEPRGRPREVAEADGYPASHLDRVFEPQGLPGDVAVGDGGFSFDLDSRFERQGHPGGVPAGSGLAAPQLHPVFEPQGHASDVAVDGGYAASQPDASFESLGNATGFGGEKEAKAAHHKDLPKHHVVLTAVVSSSVLFGVVLTCVVTVLLRRRKQKRALANTAAASNPEEPRPEEGRGKSGRERTKEELAIKNENLNNSWSPLAVNFATQLAQLSKGRNANGSLQPRCQSSSDGGYGSCSAGRVSLDSPQAHHSKCVCFHYQQGYCTSDEYSE, translated from the exons atggtgcgagcgcgggcggcggcggcggccgggcgccgcctcctGGTGCTCGTGGCCCTGCTGgcggccctgcgcgcccgggagagccgcgctgctcggcgggcagcgccgcgcgcag gtgttcctgcaggcagtggccttgcagctcctcagctggatccTGGTTTTGGACCTGTGTGGGATGCCAGTG aagtggccgaagctgatggttatccagcttctcatctggatcgCATTGTTGAGCCTCGGGGTCTTCCCAGGG GTCctctaagggcttttgagccgcGGGGGGACGCCAGGG atgtggctgtagatggtggttatccagcttctcagctggatcccagttttgaacctcAGGGTGATCGCACAG ctgcttccctgcagagagcttatccagcttctcagctggatgccgttgttgagcctcggggtcgtcccaggg aagtggccgaagctgatggttatccagcttctcatctggatcgTGTTTTTGAGCCTCAGGGTCTTCCCGGAG atgtgGCGGTAGGTGATGGAGGTTTCTCTTTTGATCTGGACTCCCGATTTGAGCGTCAGGGACATCCTGGAG GcgttcctgcaggcagtggccttgcagctcctcagctgcatccCGTTTTTGAGCCTCAGGGGCATGCCAGTG atgtgGCCGTAGATGGTGGCTATGCAGCTTCCCAGCCTGATGCCAGTTTTGAGTCTCTGGGGAATGCCACAG gttttggtggtgagaaagaggcaaaggcCGCACATCATAAAGACCTACCAAAGCACCACGTGGTCCTCACGGCCGTGGTCTCGAGTTCCGTATTGTTTGGGGTGGTGTTGACCTGTGTAGTTACTGtcctgctgaggaggagaaaaca AAAACGGGCACTAGCTAATACTGCGGCTGCCTCCAACCCCGAAGAGCCAcgaccagaggaaggcagaggaaaatcagggagagaaaggacaaaggaggagctggccataaaaaatgaaaatctcaacaaCAGCTGGAGTCCGCTTGCGGTGAACTTTGCAACACAGCTTGCCCAGTTATCTAAGGGCAGGAATGCAAATGGTTCGCTTCAGCCGAGAtgccagagcagctcagatgGTGGTTATGGCTCTTGCTCGGCTGGCCGCGTTTCCCTGGACTCACCCCAGGCTCATCACtccaagtgtgtgtgttttcactacCAACAGGGATATTGTACTTCGGATGAATATTCCgaatag
- the LOC138064450 gene encoding uncharacterized protein isoform X3 has protein sequence MVRARAAAAAGRRLLVLVALLAALRARESRAARRAAPRAGVPAGSGLAAPQLDPGFGPVWDASEVAEADGYPASHLDRIVEPRGLPRGPLRAFEPRGDARDVAVDGGYPASQLDPSFEPQGDRTAASLQRAYPASQLDAVVEPRGRPRDVAVGDGGFSFDLDSRFERQGHPGGVPAGSGLAAPQLHPVFEPQGHASDVAVDGGYAASQPDASFESLGNATGFGGEKEAKAAHHKDLPKHHVVLTAVVSSSVLFGVVLTCVVTVLLRRRKQKRALANTAAASNPEEPRPEEGRGKSGRERTKEELAIKNENLNNSWSPLAVNFATQLAQLSKGRNANGSLQPRCQSSSDGGYGSCSAGRVSLDSPQAHHSKCVCFHYQQGYCTSDEYSE, from the exons atggtgcgagcgcgggcggcggcggcggccgggcgccgcctcctGGTGCTCGTGGCCCTGCTGgcggccctgcgcgcccgggagagccgcgctgctcggcgggcagcgccgcgcgcag gtgttcctgcaggcagtggccttgcagctcctcagctggatccTGGTTTTGGACCTGTGTGGGATGCCAGTG aagtggccgaagctgatggttatccagcttctcatctggatcgCATTGTTGAGCCTCGGGGTCTTCCCAGGG GTCctctaagggcttttgagccgcGGGGGGACGCCAGGG atgtggctgtagatggtggttatccagcttctcagctggatcccagttttgaacctcAGGGTGATCGCACAG ctgcttccctgcagagagcttatccagcttctcagctggatgccgttgttgagcctcggggtcgtcccaggg atgtgGCGGTAGGTGATGGAGGTTTCTCTTTTGATCTGGACTCCCGATTTGAGCGTCAGGGACATCCTGGAG GcgttcctgcaggcagtggccttgcagctcctcagctgcatccCGTTTTTGAGCCTCAGGGGCATGCCAGTG atgtgGCCGTAGATGGTGGCTATGCAGCTTCCCAGCCTGATGCCAGTTTTGAGTCTCTGGGGAATGCCACAG gttttggtggtgagaaagaggcaaaggcCGCACATCATAAAGACCTACCAAAGCACCACGTGGTCCTCACGGCCGTGGTCTCGAGTTCCGTATTGTTTGGGGTGGTGTTGACCTGTGTAGTTACTGtcctgctgaggaggagaaaaca AAAACGGGCACTAGCTAATACTGCGGCTGCCTCCAACCCCGAAGAGCCAcgaccagaggaaggcagaggaaaatcagggagagaaaggacaaaggaggagctggccataaaaaatgaaaatctcaacaaCAGCTGGAGTCCGCTTGCGGTGAACTTTGCAACACAGCTTGCCCAGTTATCTAAGGGCAGGAATGCAAATGGTTCGCTTCAGCCGAGAtgccagagcagctcagatgGTGGTTATGGCTCTTGCTCGGCTGGCCGCGTTTCCCTGGACTCACCCCAGGCTCATCACtccaagtgtgtgtgttttcactacCAACAGGGATATTGTACTTCGGATGAATATTCCgaatag